In Mastomys coucha isolate ucsf_1 unplaced genomic scaffold, UCSF_Mcou_1 pScaffold5, whole genome shotgun sequence, one genomic interval encodes:
- the LOC116078668 gene encoding olfactory receptor 2T29-like: MNLQKQRPEKETPMDITTWISNYTTQSDFTLVGLFSQSKHPALLAVVIFVVFLMALSGNALLILLILSDTHLHTPMYFFISQLSLMDMMYISVTVPKMLMDQVLMSHKISVTACGMQMFLYLTLVGSEFFLLAAMSYDRYVAICHPLRYPVLMNHRACLLLLSVCWLLGSLDGFMLTPVTMNFPFCGSREIHHFFCEVPAVTKLSCSDTWLYETLMYVCCVILIGLPLSITWSLSLVAFNIISLFCLLNAS, encoded by the exons ATGAACctgcagaagcagagaccagaaaaA GAGACACCCATGGACATCACAACCTGGATTAGCAACTACACTACACAGTCAGATTTCACCCTGGTGGGACTCTTCAGTCAATCCAAACaccctgccctgcttgctgtggtCATATTTGTGGTTTTCCTGATGGCCTTGTCTGGGAACGCCCTCCTGATCCTGCTGATACTCTCTGACACCCacctccacacacccatgtacttttttATCAGCCAGCTGTCCCTCATGGACATGATGTATATTTCTGTCACTGTGCCCAAGATGCTTATGGACCAGGTCCTCATGAGCCACAAGATCTCGGTCACTGCCTGTGGCATGCAGATGTTCCTCTACCTGACACTAGTAGGGTCAGAATTTTTCCTTCTAGCTGCCAtgtcctatgaccgctatgtggccatctgccaTCCACTCCGGTATCCTGTCCTCATGAACCACAGGGCATGTCTCCTCCTGTTGTCTGTCTGTTGGCTCCTGGGATCTTTAGATGGCTTCATGCTCACTCCAGTCACCATGAACTTCCCATTCTGTGGATCTCGGGAGATCCACCACTTCTTCTGTGAGGTTCCTGCTGTGACAAAGCTCTCCTGCTCAGACACCTGGCTCTATGAGACCctcatgtatgtgtgct gtgtaattctaataggtctgcctttgtctATTACTTGGTCCctttcccttgtagcttttaatatcaTATCTTTGTTTTGTCTGCTTAATGCTTCATGA
- the LOC116078871 gene encoding olfactory receptor 2T29-like, whose protein sequence is MNNYTGQFSDFTLVGFFSQSKHPALLAVVIFVVFLMALSGNALLILLILSDTHLHTPMYFFISQLSLMDMMYISVTVPKMLMDQVLGSHKISAAACGMQMFLYLSLGGSEFLLLAAMSYDRYMAICYPLRYPVLMNHRVCLLLLSVCWLLGSLDGFMLTPVTMTFPFCGSREIHHFFCEVPAVTKLSCSDTWLYETLMYVCCVLMILIPVTVISGSYSSILLTVLRMNSAEGRKKALATCSSHMTVVTLFYGAAVYTYMLPASLHTPEKDMVVSVFYTILTPLLNPLIYSFRNKNVTEAMKKLLGVSTPFQEIVK, encoded by the coding sequence ATGAACAATTACACTGGACAATTTTCCGATTTCACCCTGGTGGGATTCTTCAGTCAATCCAAACaccctgccctgcttgctgtggtCATATTTGTGGTTTTCCTGATGGCCTTGTCTGGGAATGCCCTCCTGATCCTGCTGATACTCTCTGACACCCacctccacacacccatgtacttttttATCAGCCAGCTGTCCCTCATGGACATGATGTATATTTCTGTCACTGTGCCCAAGATGCTTATGGACCAGGTCCTGGGGAGCCACAAGATCTCAGCCGCTGCCTGTGGCATGCAGATGTTCCTGTACCTGTCACTAGGAGGGTCAGAATTTTTGCTTCTAGCTGCCATGTCCTATGACCGCTACATGGCCATCTGTTATCCACTCCGGTATCCTGTTCTCATGAACCACAGGGTATGTCTCCTCCTGTTGTCTGTCTGTTGGCTCCTGGGATCTTTAGATGGCTTCATGCTCACCCCTGTCACCATGACCTTCCCATTCTGTGGATCTCGGGAGATCCACCACTTCTTCTGTGAGGTCCCTGCTGTGACAAAGCTCTCCTGCTCAGACACCTGGCTCTATGAGACCctcatgtatgtgtgctgtgtgctcatGATTCTCATCCCTGTGACAGTCATTTCAGGCTCCTATTCATCCATCCTCCTCACTGTTCTCAGGATGAACTCAGCAGAGGGCAGGAAGAAGGCTCTTGCCACCTGCTCCTCCCACATGACTGTGGTCACCCTCTTCTATGGCGCTGCTGTCTATACCTACatgctgcctgcctccctccacaCCCCTGAGAAGGACATGGTGGTGTCTGTGTTTTACACCATACTCACCCCTCTGTTGAACCCACTAATTTATAGTTTTAGGAATAAGAATGTCACAGAGGCTATGAAGAAATTGTTGGGTGTGAGCACCCCCTTCCAAGAAATAGTAAAGTAA